Proteins from a genomic interval of Moorena sp. SIOASIH:
- a CDS encoding sugar transferase, translating to MPSCLFQQEVHQSANNKIKRLIDIIGALVGLLITVSIAIPIAIAMSIVDPGPLFYSQIRCGLNGKLFRIWKFRSMIVGADKLKHLVENQAKGHIFKNENDPRISRIGGFLRRTSLDEFPQFWNVLIGEMSLVGTRPPTFDEVMGYNRHHYKRLRVKPGITGEWQVNGRSKVTDFEDVVLMDLDYQHKWSIGYDLKLILKTIMVILNRHGAY from the coding sequence ATACCCAGTTGTTTATTTCAGCAAGAGGTTCATCAGTCTGCTAACAATAAGATCAAGCGATTAATTGATATTATTGGAGCTTTGGTTGGATTATTAATTACCGTGAGCATCGCAATTCCCATTGCGATCGCTATGTCGATAGTAGATCCCGGTCCATTATTTTATAGTCAGATCCGTTGTGGTCTGAATGGGAAACTCTTCCGAATCTGGAAATTCCGCTCCATGATCGTGGGTGCAGACAAACTCAAGCACTTAGTAGAAAACCAAGCTAAAGGTCATATATTCAAAAATGAAAATGATCCCCGTATCAGTCGGATCGGAGGCTTTCTACGCCGCACCAGTCTTGATGAATTTCCCCAATTCTGGAACGTCTTGATCGGAGAGATGAGCCTAGTCGGAACTCGTCCTCCTACCTTTGATGAAGTCATGGGCTACAACCGCCATCACTACAAGCGTTTAAGAGTTAAACCTGGAATCACCGGTGAATGGCAAGTCAATGGTCGTTCAAAGGTGACTGACTTTGAAGATGTGGTTCTTATGGACTTGGATTACCAACATAAGTGGTCTATCGGCTACGACCTGAAGCTGATTCTGAAAACTATCATGGTAATCTTGAATAGGCATGGTGCTTATTAA